The following proteins come from a genomic window of Castor canadensis chromosome 17, mCasCan1.hap1v2, whole genome shotgun sequence:
- the Socs1 gene encoding suppressor of cytokine signaling 1: MVAHNQVAADNAISTAAEPRRRPEPSSSSSSSSSSSSSSSPVVPAPARRPCPAIPAPAPGETHFRTFRSHADYRRITRASALLDACGFYWGPLSVHGAHERLRAEPVGTFLVRDSRQRNCFFALSVKMASGPTSIRVHFQAGRFHLDGSRESFDCLFELLEHYVAAPRRMLGAPLRQRRVRPLQELCRQRIVATVGRENLARIPLNPVLRDYLSSFPFQI, translated from the coding sequence ATGGTAGCACACAACCAAGTGGCAGCCGACAATGCAATCTCCACGGCAGCAGAGCCCCGACGGCGGCCAgagccttcttcttcctcctcctcctcctcctcctcctcttcttcttcttcgccCGTGGTCCCCGCGCCTGCCCGGCGGCCCTGCCCGGCGATCCCGGCCCCGGCCCCCGGCGAGACGCACTTCCGCACGTTCCGCTCGCACGCGGATTACCGGCGCATCACGCGCGCCAGCGCGCTCCTCGACGCCTGCGGCTTCTACTGGGGACCCCTGAGCGTGCACGGGGCGCACGAGCGGCTGCGCGCCGAGCCCGTGGGCACCTTCCTGGTGCGCGACAGCCGCCAGCGGAACTGCTTCTTCGCCCTCAGCGTGAAGATGGCCTCGGGCCCCACGAGCATCCGCGTGCACTTCCAGGCCGGCCGCTTCCACCTGGACGGCAGCCGCGAGAGCTTCGACTGCCTCTTCGAGCTGCTGGAGCACTACGTGGCCGCGCCGCGCCGCATGCTGGGGGCCCCGCTGCGCCAGCGCCGCGTGCGGCCGCTGCAGGAGCTGTGTCGCCAGCGCATCGTGGCCACCGTGGGCCGCGAGAACCTGGCGCGCATCCCCCTCAACCCCGTTCTCCGCGACTACCTGAGCTCCTTCCCCTTCCAGATCTGA